CTCGGAGTGGTCCAACAGCGGCCGGGCGGGCCGACGCCGCTGCGGGTGGAGGACATGGACGCGCCGCCGGGGATCGCCCTGGCGCGGGCCGACGACCGGCTGGGTCTGCTCGAAGGGCTGGACTCCGACTTCCTGGCGCGGCGGCCGGTCGGGCCGGCGTCCAGCCATCGCTCCGCCTACGAGCGCGCCGTCAGGATGGTCCGCTCGAAGGCCGTCGAGGCGTTCGACCTCGACGACGAGCCCGCCGTGCTGCGCGACGCCTACGGCCGGAACGATTTCGGCCAGGGCTGCCTCCTGGCTCGGCGTCTCATCGAGCGGGGCGTGCCGTTCGTCGAGGTCTCCCTCTCGCGGATCGACGGCTCGCCGACCGCCACCTGGGACTCCCACCAGCAGAACCATGACGCCGTCAGCCGCCTCTGCGGCGTCCTCGATCCCGCCTGGTCCACGCTGATGGACGACCTCCGCGCTCGGGGGCTGCTCGAATCGACCCTGGTCATCTGGATGGGCGAGTTCGGCAGGACCCCGAAGATCAACGAACGCGGGGGCCGCGACCACTTCCCCAGCGCCTGGAGCACCGTGCTGGCCGGCGGCGGAATCAAGGGCGGGCAGGCGTATGGGCGGACCTCGCGCGACGGGGCGACCGTCGAGGACGGGGCGGTCACGGTCCCCGACCTCATGGCGACGATCTGCACGACGCTCGGGATCGACCCCCAGGTTCAGAACGACTCGGGCCTCGGCCGACCGATCCGGATCGCCGACCCGCAAGGCAAACCCATCGCCCAGGTGCTCGCATGAAGATTGGACACCTCATGCTGACGCTCGGCGTCCTCGCGACGGCCTCCGCTTCCGCCGACGACGACGACCTGCCGGCCAACGTCTTCGCCGACGACCCCAACGACGACGTGCAGACGGTGCTCTTCCTCGGCCCTGCGCGGCCCGCGGTGATCCGCCTGCGCATCCAGGTCGACGGCCTGAGCCACCGCGCCCGCTGGGACTCTCTCGTCCGAGCCCTGATTCCTCGCCTCGACGACGACAAGGACGGCGCCCTCAGCCGGACGGAGATCGCCCGCGTCGACCCGTTCCGGGGCTCGCGGCCGATCCAGTCGTATTCGCTCGCCCGGCCGACGAATGAGCCGGTCACGGACCGATCCAAGATTTCCGACCCGGTCGACCTGTTCCGCCCCTTCGCGCCGCCGTTCTCGATCCAGCTCACGTCGTCGCCCGAGGGGCCAAGCATCAACATCTTCGACGCGATCGACCACAACAAGGACGGCCGCGTCGATCGCGACGAGGCGGCGGCCGCCGCGACCTCGCTTGCGATTCTCGACGCCGACGACGACGGCACGATCTCGGTCCGTGAGCTGACCCCCTTTCGCAGCCCCTTCGTGGGCCTGGGCGGCGGGATCATGGTCCGGGACTCGGCGATCTCGGCTCGCATGACCGACCTCACGGCCGAAGGGTCTCCGGAAGTCCGAGCCCGGAAGATCCTGGAACGCTACGACGACGGAGTGACCCGGCCCGCGGCGTCCTCGACGTACACGCCGCCCGCCGACCGACCGGCGGGCCCGGGGGGCTCGCGGACTTCCCG
This genomic stretch from Paludisphaera rhizosphaerae harbors:
- a CDS encoding DUF1501 domain-containing protein, with protein sequence MDRTNPRRALSRREWLKLSASGVAAASASGWFETLASGAAADPTRRRSCILLWMAGGPSQIDTFDPKPGHENGGSTRAIATSVPGLRIAEHLPRLATKADDLAVIRSMTTKEGDHGRATYLLRTGYAPNGPIRYPALGALVAKEMERPDDELPNFISVGPVRGFNAAAYGPGFLGPKYAPLIVGDRPLGVVQQRPGGPTPLRVEDMDAPPGIALARADDRLGLLEGLDSDFLARRPVGPASSHRSAYERAVRMVRSKAVEAFDLDDEPAVLRDAYGRNDFGQGCLLARRLIERGVPFVEVSLSRIDGSPTATWDSHQQNHDAVSRLCGVLDPAWSTLMDDLRARGLLESTLVIWMGEFGRTPKINERGGRDHFPSAWSTVLAGGGIKGGQAYGRTSRDGATVEDGAVTVPDLMATICTTLGIDPQVQNDSGLGRPIRIADPQGKPIAQVLA